ATCTGCGCGATGCGGCGGGTGAACTCGTCCGCACGGGCGGCCAGGTTCTCGGCCAGGTAGTAGACCACCTGCGCGCGGGCGTGCGCCGTCGCCTTCGCCCAGCCCCGCGCCTTGTGAGCGGCCTCCACGGCGTTGCGGACGTCCTTGCGGTTGCCCAGCCCCACCTCGCCCAGCAGCCGGTCGCCGGCGCCGTGCACGGAGAGCGCGTAGCCGCTGTCGGGCCGCGCCTGCTTGCCGCCGATGTACAGCTTGGCCGTGCGGTCGATGGGGGGGAGCACGGGGCCGCCGCCGCGCTGCTTCTCCGCCTTCGGCGGCTTCGCCTTCTTCTCCTCCTTCCTGGCCGCGCCGTTCTTCGCCTCCGCCTGCCAGCGCGGCTTCACGTACTCCCACAGCCCCTCGCGCCCGCCCTCGCGCCCGAACCCGCTCTCGCGGTAGCCGCCGAACCCGGAGGCGGCGTCGAAGAGGTTCGTTGAGTTCACCCACACCGTGCCGGCCAGCACCTTGGGAGCGACGTCCAGCGCCAGGTTGATGTTCTCCGTCCACACGCTGGCGGCCAGGCCGTAGGGCGTGTTGTTGGCCAGCTCCACGGCCTCCGCCGGCGTGCGGAAGGTCATCAGCACGACGACGGGTCCGAAGATCTCCACCTGCGCCACGGTGGACGACGGGGCCACGTCCGTGAAGAGGGTGGGGGGAAAGAAGCAGCCCTCCTGCGGGCAGCTCCACGACGGCTGCCAGAGCGTGGCGCCCTCGTCGCGCCCCTGCTGCACGAGCTGGGCGATCTTCTCCAGCTGCACGGGGGCCACGATGGCGCCGATGTCCACGCCCTTGTCCAGGGGATCGCCCACCCGCAGCGTCTCCATCCGCTCCCGCAGCCGCGCCACCAGGCGGTCGGCGATCCCCTCCTGGGCCAGGATGCGGCTGCCGGCGCAGCACACCTGCCCCTGGTTGAACCAGATGGCGTCCACCACACCTTCGACAACACTGTCGAGATCGGCGTCGTCGAACACGATGAACGGCGACTTGCCGCCGAGCTCCAGGGACAGCTTCCGCCCCGTCCCTGCCGTCGCCGTACGGATGAGGCGGCCGACCTCCGTGGATCCGGTGAATGCGATCTTGTCCACGTCCGGGTGGCTCACCAGCGCTTCACCAGTGCGGCCATC
The Longimicrobiales bacterium genome window above contains:
- a CDS encoding aldehyde dehydrogenase family protein encodes the protein MKVAEIFETLEYGPAPESAAPANEWLDRYDRRFGLFIDGAWHEPAEGAYFESINPASAQRLADIAQASAPDVDAAVTAARNALEPWREIGAHARARYLYAIARQIQKHSREFAVLESMDNGKPIRESRDIDIPLVARHFYHHAGWAQLMETELPGYEPVGVVGQIIPWNFPLLMMAWKIAPALAMGNTVVLKPAEFTSLTALRFAELCAAVGLPKGAVNIITGDGRTGEALVSHPDVDKIAFTGSTEVGRLIRTATAGTGRKLSLELGGKSPFIVFDDADLDSVVEGVVDAIWFNQGQVCCAGSRILAQEGIADRLVARLRERMETLRVGDPLDKGVDIGAIVAPVQLEKIAQLVQQGRDEGATLWQPSWSCPQEGCFFPPTLFTDVAPSSTVAQVEIFGPVVVLMTFRTPAEAVELANNTPYGLAASVWTENINLALDVAPKVLAGTVWVNSTNLFDAASGFGGYRESGFGREGGREGLWEYVKPRWQAEAKNGAARKEEKKAKPPKAEKQRGGGPVLPPIDRTAKLYIGGKQARPDSGYALSVHGAGDRLLGEVGLGNRKDVRNAVEAAHKARGWAKATAHARAQVVYYLAENLAARADEFTRRIAQ